Proteins from a genomic interval of Syngnathoides biaculeatus isolate LvHL_M chromosome 23, ASM1980259v1, whole genome shotgun sequence:
- the nme6 gene encoding nucleoside diphosphate kinase 6 produces MLLTTGRLSKALQLTLALIKPDAVAHPLMMEGLHQSILDNNFVIVRCKDLLWGRQDCERFYAEHSERFFYRRLVEFMSSGPLRAYILGREDAVGHWRELMGPTKVFRARYTSPASLRARFGLTDTRNTAHGSDSAESAQREMAFFFPDFDAEEWMRSEEPAFRSGRARYDPRRRVHALCARS; encoded by the exons ATGTTGCTGACGACGGGTCGCCTGTCCAAAGCGCTGCAGCTCACGCTGGCGCTCATTAAACCGGACGCGGTGGCTCATCCTCTCATGATGGAG ggtcTTCACCAAAGTATCCTGGACAACAACTTCGTCATCGTTCGCTGCAAAGATCTGCTGTGGGGGCGACAAGACTGCGAGAGGTTTTATGCTGAGCATTCAG AGCGATTCTTCTATCGAAGACTTGTTGAGTTTATGTCGAG CGGCCCCCTGAGGGCGTACATTTTAGGCCGAGAGGACGCCGTCGGCCACTGGAGGGAACTGATGGGTCCGACCAAAGTCTTCCGGGCCAGATACACGTCCCCCGCCTCTCTGCGGGCCCGGTTTGGCCTGACGGACACGCGCAACACCGCTCACGGCTCGG ATTCTGCCGAGTCGGCGCAGAGAGAAATGGCCTTCTTCTTCCCGGATTTCGACGCGGAGGAGTGGATGCGGAGCGAGGAACCGGCGTTCCGCTCGGGACGCGCCCGTTACGACCCTCGGCGACGCGTCCACGCGCTTTGTGCTCGCAGCTGA
- the chrna2b gene encoding neuronal acetylcholine receptor subunit alpha-4 isoform X1 — protein sequence MTKAHLFHTGAVRWVPPAIYKSSCSIDVTFFPFDQQNCKMKFGSWTYDKAKIDLERLETSVDLNNYWESGEWAIVKAVGTYNTKKYDCCHEIYPDITYLFIIRRLPLFYTINLIVPCLLISCLTVLVFYLPSDCGEKITLCISVLLSLTVFLLLITEIIPSTSLVIPLIGEYLLFTMIFVTLSIVITVFVLNVHHRSPNTHKMPRWVHAVFLDLVPGWLFMRRPAPNARRRRSLEERRRRRTLRRRRAAGVSTSAGWRGDAPSPSLGDLELGTLTSYFSFRPPSPPQNAGSRAESPLGPVPARDFGLSPDVVRALEGVRYIADHLRAEDADFSVKEDWKYVAMVIDRIFLWMFIMVCLLGTVGLFLPPWLAGMI from the exons ATGACCAAGGCGCACCTGTTCCACACGGGCGCCGTGCGCTGGGTGCCGCCGGCCATCTACAAGAGCTCGTGCAGCATCGACGTGACCTTCTTCCCCTTCGACCAGCAGAACTGCAAGATGAAGTTCGGCTCGTGGACCTACGACAAGGCCAAGATCGACCTGGAGCGCCTGGAGACCTCGGTGGACCTGAACAACTACTGGGAGAGCGGCGAGTGGGCCATCGTCAAGGCGGTGGGCACCTACAACACCAAGAAGTACGACTGCTGCCACGAGATCTACCCGGACATCACCTACCTGTTCATCATCCGCCGCCTGCCGCTCTTCTACACCATCAACCTGATCGTGCCCTGCCTGCTCATCTCCTGCCTCACCGTTCTGGTCTTCTACCTGCCGTCCGACTGCGGCGAGAAGATCACGCTCTGCATCTCCGTGCTGCTCTCGCTCACCGTCTTCCTGCTGCTCATCACCGAGATCATCCCGTCCACCTCGCTGGTCATCCCGCTCATCGGCGAGTACCTCCTCTTCACCATGATCTTCGTCACGCTCTCCATCGTCATCACCGTCTTCGTGCTCAACGTGCACCACCGCTCGCCCAACACGCACAAGATGCCGCGCTGGGTGCACGCCGTCTTCCTGGATCTGGTGCCCGGCTGGCTGTTCATGAGGAGGCCGGCGCCCAACGCCAGGCGCCGGCGCTCGCTGGAGGAGAGGCGACGGCGGCGGACGCTGCGCCGCCGACGGGCGGCGGGCGTCAGCACCTCGGCCGGCTGGCGCGGGGACGCTCCCTCGCCGTCCCTGGGGGATCTGGAGCTCGGGACGCTCACGTCCTATTTCTCCTTCCGCCCGCCGTCGCCCCCGCAGAACGCCGGAAGTCGGGCCGAGAGCCCCCTGGGCCCAGTCCCCGCCCGGGACTTTGGGCTCTCGCCGGACGTCGTCCGCGCGCTGGAGGGAGTGCGCTACATCGCCGACCACCTGAGGGCGGAGGATGCCGACTTCAGC GTGAAAGAAGACTGGAAGTACGTCGCCATGGTGATCGACCGCATCTTCCTGTGGATGTTCATCATGGTTTGCCTGCTGGGCACCGTCGGCCTCTTCCTGCCGCCCTGGCTCGCCGGCATGATTTAG
- the chrna2b gene encoding neuronal acetylcholine receptor subunit alpha-4 isoform X2: protein MKFGSWTYDKAKIDLERLETSVDLNNYWESGEWAIVKAVGTYNTKKYDCCHEIYPDITYLFIIRRLPLFYTINLIVPCLLISCLTVLVFYLPSDCGEKITLCISVLLSLTVFLLLITEIIPSTSLVIPLIGEYLLFTMIFVTLSIVITVFVLNVHHRSPNTHKMPRWVHAVFLDLVPGWLFMRRPAPNARRRRSLEERRRRRTLRRRRAAGVSTSAGWRGDAPSPSLGDLELGTLTSYFSFRPPSPPQNAGSRAESPLGPVPARDFGLSPDVVRALEGVRYIADHLRAEDADFSVKEDWKYVAMVIDRIFLWMFIMVCLLGTVGLFLPPWLAGMI from the exons ATGAAGTTCGGCTCGTGGACCTACGACAAGGCCAAGATCGACCTGGAGCGCCTGGAGACCTCGGTGGACCTGAACAACTACTGGGAGAGCGGCGAGTGGGCCATCGTCAAGGCGGTGGGCACCTACAACACCAAGAAGTACGACTGCTGCCACGAGATCTACCCGGACATCACCTACCTGTTCATCATCCGCCGCCTGCCGCTCTTCTACACCATCAACCTGATCGTGCCCTGCCTGCTCATCTCCTGCCTCACCGTTCTGGTCTTCTACCTGCCGTCCGACTGCGGCGAGAAGATCACGCTCTGCATCTCCGTGCTGCTCTCGCTCACCGTCTTCCTGCTGCTCATCACCGAGATCATCCCGTCCACCTCGCTGGTCATCCCGCTCATCGGCGAGTACCTCCTCTTCACCATGATCTTCGTCACGCTCTCCATCGTCATCACCGTCTTCGTGCTCAACGTGCACCACCGCTCGCCCAACACGCACAAGATGCCGCGCTGGGTGCACGCCGTCTTCCTGGATCTGGTGCCCGGCTGGCTGTTCATGAGGAGGCCGGCGCCCAACGCCAGGCGCCGGCGCTCGCTGGAGGAGAGGCGACGGCGGCGGACGCTGCGCCGCCGACGGGCGGCGGGCGTCAGCACCTCGGCCGGCTGGCGCGGGGACGCTCCCTCGCCGTCCCTGGGGGATCTGGAGCTCGGGACGCTCACGTCCTATTTCTCCTTCCGCCCGCCGTCGCCCCCGCAGAACGCCGGAAGTCGGGCCGAGAGCCCCCTGGGCCCAGTCCCCGCCCGGGACTTTGGGCTCTCGCCGGACGTCGTCCGCGCGCTGGAGGGAGTGCGCTACATCGCCGACCACCTGAGGGCGGAGGATGCCGACTTCAGC GTGAAAGAAGACTGGAAGTACGTCGCCATGGTGATCGACCGCATCTTCCTGTGGATGTTCATCATGGTTTGCCTGCTGGGCACCGTCGGCCTCTTCCTGCCGCCCTGGCTCGCCGGCATGATTTAG